The following coding sequences lie in one Arachis ipaensis cultivar K30076 chromosome B03, Araip1.1, whole genome shotgun sequence genomic window:
- the LOC107634011 gene encoding uncharacterized protein LOC107634011, with protein sequence MNNNGSSGSSVAPKIVQIETRYVETDPINFRQVVQSLTGKNSSMPIVTPSPLSFTEREQEEEAIMAYRHGSVGAKKPQEQVAVNHHAATIILNNNVSFKDFDALLSDLPSIHDLLY encoded by the coding sequence ATGAACAACAATGGTAGTAGTGGTAGTAGTGTTGCTCCAAAGATAGTGCAGATCGAAACAAGGTACGTTGAAACCGACCCTATTAACTTCAGACAAGTTGTTCAATCTCTCACTGGCAAGAACTCTTCCATGCCTATTGTTACTCCTTCACCGTTATCTTTCACTGAacgagaacaagaagaagaagcaattatggCATATCGTCATGGTAGTGTCGGTGCCAAGAagcctcaagaacaagttgccgTCAATCATCATGCTGCTACCATCATACTCAACAACAATGTTTCCTTCAAGGACTTTGATGCATTGTTGTCTGATTTGCCTTCCATTCACGACCTACTCTACTAG